In Streptomyces thermolilacinus SPC6, a single genomic region encodes these proteins:
- a CDS encoding M56 family metallopeptidase has translation MWVSLALLALGVLVAVVAPRLLARADWPEREPIVALWVWQCVVAAVLLSFALSMTFSAAAAWHEVRGRVFASAPAGVVEAYALGALGPWSATLAVLLACGGLWTGAMLTREVRDSRARRRRQRAELLVRVPQLPGEEPAPGPLVLLEGDRPGAWWLPGARPRLIITTAALRRLKGRQLDAVLAHEQGHARARHDWLLYCAAALASGFPGVPVFAAFRAEMHRLVELAADDSASKRFGRLTIALALVGLNEDRGVFGPCPTPHAEVPRRVTRLLTAEPRLTPGRRLRLTAAAALVPAVPLLVALAPGLSALG, from the coding sequence ATGTGGGTCTCCCTCGCGCTGCTCGCGCTCGGCGTGCTGGTCGCCGTCGTGGCCCCGCGTCTGCTCGCGCGGGCCGACTGGCCGGAGCGTGAGCCGATCGTCGCCCTGTGGGTGTGGCAGTGCGTCGTCGCCGCGGTGCTGCTGAGCTTCGCGCTGTCGATGACGTTCAGCGCGGCGGCCGCCTGGCACGAGGTGCGCGGCCGGGTGTTCGCGTCGGCGCCCGCCGGGGTCGTGGAGGCGTACGCGCTGGGGGCGCTCGGCCCGTGGTCGGCGACGCTCGCGGTGCTGCTGGCGTGCGGCGGGCTGTGGACCGGGGCGATGCTCACCCGCGAAGTACGGGACTCCCGCGCGCGGCGGCGGCGCCAGCGCGCCGAACTGCTGGTGCGGGTGCCGCAGTTGCCGGGCGAGGAGCCCGCTCCGGGGCCGCTGGTGCTGCTGGAGGGCGACCGGCCCGGCGCCTGGTGGCTGCCGGGTGCGCGGCCGCGGCTGATCATCACGACGGCGGCGCTGCGGCGGCTGAAGGGGCGCCAGCTGGACGCGGTGCTCGCCCATGAGCAGGGGCACGCGCGGGCGCGGCACGACTGGCTGCTGTACTGCGCGGCGGCGCTGGCGTCCGGTTTCCCCGGCGTCCCGGTGTTCGCGGCGTTCCGCGCGGAGATGCACCGGCTGGTGGAGCTGGCGGCGGACGACTCGGCGTCCAAGCGGTTCGGGCGGCTGACGATCGCGCTGGCGCTGGTCGGGCTGAACGAGGACCGTGGCGTGTTCGGGCCCTGCCCGACGCCCCACGCGGAGGTGCCGCGGCGGGTGACGCGCCTGCTGACGGCCGAGCCCCGGCTCACCCCCGGACGGCGCCTGCGCCTGACGGCCGCGGCCGCCCTGGTCCCGGCGGTGCCGCTGCTGGTGGCTCTGGCGCCGGGGCTGAGCGCGCTGGGCTGA
- a CDS encoding phosphatase PAP2 family protein: protein MGCGVAALALLVLVAVSWAPLLAFDRAVVEELHPTAVRRPALTEGVRVLSDWVWDPVTLRVLLALAALALWRTGQTGPAGLLVVVGLVAAGAQHAAKALVGRDRPRWSDPVDSAQFAAFPSGHAMTAAVVCGLLWWAVARTARRALARPVLAVGVVSTVGVGLTRVYLGVHWPSDVLGGWLLGACLVAAAVVAYERRTARPERTAPLTARAGR, encoded by the coding sequence ATGGGCTGTGGTGTCGCCGCGCTGGCCCTGCTGGTGCTCGTCGCCGTCTCGTGGGCGCCGTTGCTCGCGTTCGACCGGGCGGTCGTGGAGGAGCTGCATCCGACGGCGGTGCGCCGACCCGCCCTGACGGAGGGCGTACGGGTGCTCTCCGACTGGGTGTGGGACCCCGTGACCCTGCGCGTCCTGCTGGCTCTGGCGGCGCTGGCGCTCTGGCGCACCGGGCAGACGGGGCCCGCGGGGCTGCTGGTGGTGGTGGGCCTGGTGGCGGCCGGGGCGCAGCACGCGGCTAAGGCGCTGGTGGGGCGGGACCGGCCCCGGTGGTCGGACCCGGTGGACTCGGCGCAGTTCGCGGCGTTCCCGTCCGGGCACGCCATGACGGCGGCCGTCGTGTGCGGGCTGCTGTGGTGGGCGGTCGCGCGCACGGCCCGGCGCGCGCTGGCGCGGCCGGTGCTGGCGGTGGGCGTGGTGTCGACCGTCGGGGTGGGCCTGACGCGGGTCTACCTGGGGGTGCACTGGCCGTCGGACGTACTGGGCGGCTGGCTGCTGGGCGCGTGCCTGGTGGCGGCGGCGGTCGTGGCGTACGAACGGAGGACGGCACGACCGGAACGGACGGCGCCCCTGACGGCACGCGCGGGGCGCTGA
- a CDS encoding class I adenylate-forming enzyme family protein yields MLDALAHTLRRHPERPAVLGATRTGAVRAKATCGELADLADRYAAALHARGVAPGGTVGVAVRPGPRALAVMLAVHRLGARAAVLDPGAGPDVLRARLALARPGLVLADATAQAVAGWARPLARRARLALPDLADLGPVATVGRRLPGCAPGLDTRSRATALPRPVNGDGDAVIVFTSGTTSRPRAVVHTRSSLAAGMATVAELVRPEAGRPVLGGTFFVLVPSLASGAPVALPARSVPVLRRQLRHLAPHATYLTPPQLRRLLAEGGRFTGRVWTGSAPASAELLTRVKRAGADEAWGVYALTELFPAAAVEQADKAAFTGDGDLVGAPLPGVAARTDASGELLLSGPAARHRYLGDDPDPWVATGDRARLDGGRIVLEGRRKDMILRRAENIYPGLYEPALHVPGVELALLVGVPAGDGDERLVAVVQPGPRADRAALRAALAGPLRRMGAARPDAVLLADIPLSGRSLKPDRAATARLAERRLAERRLAEADPR; encoded by the coding sequence ATGCTCGACGCCCTCGCCCACACGCTGCGGCGCCATCCCGAGCGGCCCGCCGTCCTCGGTGCCACCCGCACCGGGGCCGTACGCGCCAAGGCCACCTGCGGGGAGCTGGCCGACCTCGCCGACCGCTACGCCGCTGCCCTCCACGCGCGGGGCGTCGCGCCCGGCGGCACGGTCGGTGTCGCCGTACGGCCCGGGCCCCGCGCCCTCGCGGTGATGCTCGCCGTGCACCGGCTGGGCGCGCGGGCGGCAGTGCTCGATCCCGGTGCAGGGCCTGACGTGCTGCGCGCCCGGCTCGCCCTGGCCCGCCCCGGTCTCGTACTGGCCGACGCCACCGCGCAGGCGGTCGCCGGGTGGGCGCGGCCGCTCGCCCGCCGGGCCCGCCTGGCCCTGCCCGACCTCGCCGATCTGGGCCCGGTCGCCACGGTCGGGCGCCGGCTGCCCGGCTGCGCCCCGGGCCTGGACACCCGTTCACGGGCCACGGCCCTGCCGCGCCCCGTGAACGGGGACGGCGACGCGGTCATCGTGTTCACCTCGGGCACCACCTCGCGGCCCCGCGCCGTGGTGCACACCCGTTCCTCGCTGGCCGCCGGCATGGCGACGGTGGCGGAGCTGGTGCGGCCGGAGGCCGGGCGGCCCGTCCTCGGCGGGACCTTCTTCGTCCTCGTACCGTCCCTCGCGAGCGGGGCGCCGGTCGCGCTGCCCGCCCGCTCCGTGCCGGTGCTGCGCCGTCAGCTGCGCCATCTCGCCCCGCACGCCACCTATCTGACGCCGCCGCAGCTCAGAAGGCTGCTGGCGGAGGGCGGCCGGTTCACCGGGCGGGTGTGGACCGGGTCGGCCCCGGCGAGCGCCGAGCTGCTGACCCGCGTGAAGCGGGCGGGCGCGGACGAGGCGTGGGGCGTGTACGCGCTGACCGAGCTGTTCCCGGCCGCGGCGGTCGAGCAGGCCGACAAGGCCGCGTTCACCGGAGACGGGGATCTGGTCGGGGCGCCGCTGCCGGGCGTGGCGGCCAGGACCGACGCGTCGGGTGAGCTGCTGCTGTCCGGCCCCGCCGCACGCCACCGCTACCTGGGCGACGACCCGGACCCGTGGGTCGCCACCGGTGACCGGGCACGCCTCGACGGCGGCAGGATCGTGCTGGAGGGCCGCCGCAAGGACATGATCCTGCGCCGCGCCGAGAACATCTACCCCGGTCTGTACGAGCCCGCGCTGCACGTGCCGGGCGTCGAACTGGCCCTGCTCGTGGGCGTACCGGCCGGTGACGGCGACGAACGCCTGGTCGCCGTCGTCCAGCCGGGTCCCCGGGCGGACCGTGCCGCGCTGCGGGCGGCGCTGGCCGGGCCGCTGCGGCGCATGGGCGCCGCCCGGCCGGACGCGGTGCTGCTGGCGGACATCCCGCTGTCGGGCCGGTCCCTGAAGCCCGACCGTGCCGCGACCGCGCGTCTCGCGGAACGGCGCCTCGCGGAACGGCGCCTCGCGGAGGCGGACCCGCGATGA
- a CDS encoding ATP-dependent Clp protease ATP-binding subunit → MSNGFLGPEGFGPDPFSEFLARLFGGTPASSATRRGPRYIDIARMMSEPARRMVDDAATYAAEHGSADLETEHLLRAALDTEPTRDLVVRAGADPDELAAEIDRTAGEGPPQARIAVTPAVKRALLDAHDLARHIGASYIGPEHVLAALAANPDSAAGRILRAARFDPGSVPGPPGPSHLRPAQRGGSSGGWENTAADQRPAPQRGTPTLDKYGRDLTDVARAGRIDPVIGREQEIEQTVEVLSRRGKNNPVLVGDAGVGKTAVVEGLAQRIADGDVPDTLAGRRVVALDMTGVVAGTRYRGDFEERMNAIIEEVRDHSGELVLFIDELHTVVGAGGGGGGSEGGSMDAGNILKPALARGELHVIGATTLEEYRRYVEKDAALARRFQPILVPEPSPEDALEILRGLRDRYEAHHQVRYTDDALRAAVELSDRYLTERFLPDKAIDLIDQAGARVRLRARSQDTDVRALEREVEQLVRDKDQAVAAEQYERATELRDRVQEIQDRIKAGRGEPVMRDDRVLEVTAEDIAQVVSRQTGIPVSRLTQEEKERLLGLEQHLRERVIGQDEAVAAVSEAVLRSRAGLADPRRPIGSFLFLGPTGVGKTELARALADALFGSEERMVRLDMSEFQERHTVSRLVGAPPGYVGHEEAGQLTEAVRRHPYSLLLLDEVEKAHPDVFNILLQVLDDGRLTDAQGRTVDFKNTVIVMTSNLGSEAIGTGRGVLGFGAETAGDEQAARDRMLRPLREHFRPEFLNRIDEIVIFRRLAETQLRQITDLLLEDTRRRMRAQHVGVDFTPDAVDWLARRGYEPEYGARPLRRTIQREVDNELSRLLLDGRLAAGGRVRVDVADGRLDFRTEPGAGPDTAPEPAGGISPVP, encoded by the coding sequence ATGAGCAATGGATTCCTCGGACCCGAGGGCTTCGGCCCCGACCCGTTCAGTGAGTTTCTGGCCCGCCTGTTCGGGGGCACCCCGGCCTCCTCGGCGACCCGGCGCGGCCCCCGGTACATCGACATCGCGCGCATGATGAGCGAACCGGCCCGCCGCATGGTGGACGACGCCGCCACGTACGCCGCCGAGCACGGCAGCGCGGACCTGGAGACCGAGCACCTGCTGCGCGCCGCGCTCGACACCGAGCCGACGCGGGACCTGGTCGTCCGGGCCGGAGCCGACCCCGACGAGCTGGCGGCCGAGATCGACCGCACCGCCGGGGAGGGCCCGCCGCAGGCCCGCATCGCCGTCACCCCGGCCGTGAAGCGCGCCCTGCTCGACGCCCACGACCTGGCCCGGCACATCGGCGCCTCCTACATCGGGCCCGAGCACGTCCTCGCCGCCCTGGCCGCGAACCCCGACTCGGCGGCCGGGCGCATCCTGCGGGCCGCCCGGTTCGACCCGGGGTCCGTGCCCGGCCCGCCGGGCCCCTCGCACCTCAGGCCCGCCCAGCGCGGCGGTTCGTCGGGGGGCTGGGAGAACACGGCCGCCGACCAGCGCCCGGCTCCGCAGCGCGGCACGCCGACCCTCGACAAGTACGGGCGCGACCTCACCGACGTCGCCCGCGCGGGCCGCATCGACCCGGTCATCGGCCGTGAGCAGGAGATCGAGCAGACCGTCGAGGTCCTGTCCCGGCGCGGCAAGAACAACCCGGTCCTCGTCGGCGACGCGGGCGTCGGCAAGACCGCCGTCGTGGAGGGCCTCGCCCAGCGCATCGCCGACGGGGACGTGCCCGACACGCTCGCCGGGCGGCGGGTCGTCGCCCTCGACATGACCGGCGTCGTCGCGGGGACCCGCTACCGGGGCGACTTCGAGGAGCGGATGAACGCCATCATCGAGGAGGTCCGCGACCACTCCGGCGAGCTGGTCCTCTTCATCGACGAACTGCACACGGTCGTCGGCGCGGGCGGCGGCGGAGGCGGCTCCGAGGGCGGCTCCATGGACGCGGGCAACATCCTCAAGCCCGCCCTCGCCCGCGGCGAACTGCACGTGATCGGCGCGACCACGCTGGAGGAGTACCGGCGTTACGTCGAGAAGGACGCCGCCCTGGCCCGCCGCTTCCAGCCCATCCTCGTCCCCGAGCCGAGCCCCGAGGACGCCCTGGAGATCCTGCGCGGGCTGCGCGACCGGTACGAGGCGCACCACCAGGTCCGCTACACCGACGACGCCCTGCGCGCCGCCGTCGAACTGTCCGACCGGTACCTCACCGAGCGGTTCCTGCCCGACAAGGCCATCGACCTGATCGACCAGGCGGGCGCCCGGGTGCGGCTGCGCGCCCGCTCCCAGGACACCGACGTCCGGGCCCTGGAGCGCGAGGTGGAGCAGCTGGTCCGCGACAAGGACCAGGCGGTCGCCGCCGAGCAGTACGAGCGGGCCACGGAGCTGCGGGACCGCGTCCAGGAGATCCAGGACCGCATCAAGGCGGGCCGCGGCGAGCCCGTCATGCGCGACGACCGGGTCCTGGAGGTCACCGCCGAGGACATCGCGCAGGTCGTCAGCCGTCAGACCGGCATCCCCGTCAGCCGCCTCACCCAGGAGGAGAAGGAACGGCTCCTCGGCCTGGAGCAGCACCTGCGGGAACGGGTCATCGGCCAGGACGAGGCCGTCGCCGCCGTCTCGGAGGCGGTCCTGCGCTCCCGCGCGGGGCTCGCCGACCCGCGCCGCCCCATCGGCAGCTTCCTGTTCCTCGGCCCGACCGGCGTCGGCAAGACCGAGCTGGCCCGCGCGCTGGCCGACGCCCTGTTCGGCAGCGAGGAGCGCATGGTGCGGCTCGACATGAGCGAGTTCCAGGAGCGGCACACCGTCAGCCGACTCGTCGGCGCCCCGCCCGGATACGTCGGGCACGAGGAGGCCGGGCAGCTCACCGAGGCGGTGCGCAGGCACCCGTACTCGCTGCTGCTCCTGGACGAGGTGGAGAAGGCCCACCCGGACGTCTTCAACATCCTGCTCCAGGTGCTGGACGACGGGCGGCTCACCGACGCACAGGGCCGCACGGTCGACTTCAAGAACACGGTCATCGTGATGACCAGCAACCTCGGCTCCGAGGCCATCGGCACCGGCCGGGGCGTGCTCGGCTTCGGCGCGGAGACGGCGGGCGACGAACAGGCCGCCCGCGACCGGATGCTGCGCCCGCTGCGCGAGCACTTCCGGCCCGAGTTCCTCAACCGCATCGACGAGATCGTCATCTTCCGCCGCCTCGCCGAGACGCAGCTGCGGCAGATCACCGACCTGCTGCTGGAGGACACCCGCCGCCGCATGCGCGCCCAGCACGTGGGCGTGGACTTCACCCCGGACGCCGTGGACTGGCTGGCGCGGCGGGGTTACGAGCCGGAGTACGGCGCCCGTCCGCTGCGCCGCACCATCCAGCGCGAGGTGGACAACGAGTTGTCGCGCCTCCTGCTGGACGGGCGGCTCGCCGCGGGCGGCCGGGTCCGGGTGGACGTGGCCGACGGGCGGCTGGACTTCCGTACGGAGCCGGGCGCCGGTCCTGACACGGCGCCCGAACCGGCCGGGGGGATCAGCCCAGTTCCTTGA
- a CDS encoding 3-oxoacyl-ACP synthase III family protein, translating into MHTDHAAHGPARRAGITAVASCLPAREVTSRQLQERITAASGLSLPARTLERATGIVSRRAAAEDEYASTLAVRAARTALDRARLAPYDVDLLVFASATRDVVEPATAHIVQAELGSRAHALDVTNACNSFVNGIDTARTMILAGRARRALVVTGETPSRAVRHDPSGPEQLRDGFAGYTFGDAGAAVVLEAVDRGGILDVDTETHSEHWSVGGIFGGGSRHPRGDEHTYFHGDGRELREVFEKVGTSVLDRMRQRTGLAWGDFRHILVHQVTVPYLERFVELTGVPRDRLVVTVPTLGNMASATIGVQLDRVHEDLRPGDRVLFVGLGGGVSIMTMVWEKA; encoded by the coding sequence ATGCACACAGACCACGCCGCCCACGGCCCGGCGCGCCGGGCGGGCATCACCGCGGTGGCCTCCTGCCTGCCCGCGCGCGAAGTGACGTCCCGGCAGTTGCAGGAGCGGATCACCGCCGCCTCCGGGCTGTCCCTGCCCGCGCGTACGCTGGAACGGGCCACCGGCATCGTCTCGCGCCGGGCGGCAGCGGAGGACGAGTACGCCTCCACGCTCGCCGTGCGGGCCGCTCGCACCGCGCTGGACCGGGCCCGGCTCGCCCCCTACGACGTGGACCTGCTGGTGTTCGCCTCCGCCACACGGGACGTGGTGGAACCGGCGACCGCGCACATCGTCCAGGCGGAGCTGGGCTCACGGGCGCACGCGCTGGACGTGACCAACGCCTGCAACAGCTTCGTTAACGGCATCGACACGGCCCGCACGATGATCCTCGCCGGACGCGCCCGCCGCGCCCTGGTCGTCACCGGGGAGACCCCGAGCCGCGCGGTGCGGCACGACCCGTCCGGCCCCGAGCAGCTGCGGGACGGGTTCGCGGGCTACACCTTCGGCGACGCCGGGGCCGCGGTCGTGCTGGAGGCGGTGGACCGGGGCGGCATCCTCGACGTGGACACCGAGACCCACTCCGAGCACTGGTCGGTGGGGGGCATCTTCGGCGGCGGTTCGCGCCATCCGCGTGGGGACGAGCACACGTACTTCCACGGCGACGGACGCGAGCTGCGGGAGGTGTTCGAGAAGGTCGGCACGTCGGTGCTCGACCGGATGCGGCAGCGCACGGGCCTGGCGTGGGGCGACTTCCGGCACATCTTGGTGCACCAGGTCACCGTGCCGTACCTGGAGCGGTTCGTGGAGCTCACCGGGGTGCCCCGCGACCGGCTCGTCGTCACCGTGCCCACGCTCGGGAACATGGCAAGCGCCACGATCGGCGTGCAGCTCGACCGGGTCCACGAGGACCTGCGGCCCGGCGACCGGGTCCTGTTCGTGGGCCTGGGCGGCGGCGTGAGCATCATGACGATGGTCTGGGAGAAGGCGTGA
- a CDS encoding glycosyltransferase family protein, which translates to MLDEPEKGVGCAVDTGFRYAIERGATLLARTDADCLPYPGWTAAARAALLRGAGLVCGRIDARRDEHGPLGRAAFRALVRIAAFFGRIRPAHHRRHGYLAPYRMHAGNNMAVTAALYEAVGGMPRRPSPTDRLFLNRVRRHTTAIVHARDMVVENSTRRLSAYGLVGTARWYLDKGPGRHGEDPR; encoded by the coding sequence GTGCTGGACGAGCCGGAGAAGGGCGTGGGCTGCGCGGTGGACACCGGTTTCCGGTACGCGATCGAGCGCGGCGCGACGCTGCTGGCCCGCACCGACGCCGACTGCCTGCCGTACCCCGGCTGGACGGCCGCCGCCCGCGCCGCCCTGCTGCGCGGCGCGGGCCTGGTGTGCGGGCGCATCGACGCGCGCCGCGACGAGCACGGGCCGCTCGGCCGGGCCGCGTTCCGCGCGCTGGTCCGGATCGCCGCGTTCTTCGGGCGGATACGCCCCGCCCACCACCGCCGCCACGGCTACCTCGCCCCCTACCGGATGCACGCCGGGAACAACATGGCCGTCACCGCCGCCCTGTACGAGGCCGTAGGCGGGATGCCGCGCCGCCCCTCCCCCACCGACCGGCTGTTCCTGAACCGGGTGCGCCGCCACACCACCGCCATCGTCCACGCCCGCGACATGGTCGTGGAGAACTCCACCCGCCGACTGAGCGCCTACGGCCTGGTCGGCACCGCCCGCTGGTACCTCGACAAGGGGCCGGGCCGTCACGGGGAGGACCCGCGCTGA
- a CDS encoding SDR family NAD(P)-dependent oxidoreductase, giving the protein MTSNGNGGPLDGAVIAVAGAAGPAGRAALLRLAEAGATVVGADADPGRLAEAVDAARFAHGGATVSGETVDLLDLAATRDWADRTEKEFGRIDGLVHLVGGWRGGKTFAGTDLADWEVLEKLLVRTVQHTSLAFHGALGRSDRGRYVLVSQSGASNPTEGNAAYAAAKSAAEAWTLALGDSFRKAGGEDGPNAAAAILVIKALVHDAMRAERPNAKFAGFTDVKDLADAIAGVWDRPAQEVNGQRLWLTPKP; this is encoded by the coding sequence ATGACCAGCAACGGCAACGGCGGACCGCTGGACGGCGCCGTCATCGCGGTCGCCGGAGCGGCCGGCCCCGCGGGCCGCGCGGCCCTGCTGCGGCTCGCCGAGGCGGGCGCGACGGTCGTCGGCGCCGACGCCGACCCGGGGCGCCTCGCCGAGGCCGTCGACGCCGCCCGCTTCGCCCACGGCGGCGCCACCGTCAGCGGCGAGACGGTGGACCTGCTCGACCTGGCCGCGACCCGCGACTGGGCCGACAGGACCGAGAAGGAGTTCGGCCGGATCGACGGCCTGGTCCACCTCGTCGGCGGCTGGCGCGGCGGCAAGACCTTCGCGGGCACCGACCTCGCCGACTGGGAGGTGCTGGAAAAGCTGCTCGTCCGCACCGTCCAGCACACCTCCCTCGCCTTCCACGGGGCGCTCGGCCGCAGCGACCGCGGCCGGTACGTGCTGGTCAGCCAGTCCGGCGCGAGCAACCCGACCGAGGGCAACGCCGCGTACGCCGCCGCCAAGTCCGCCGCCGAGGCGTGGACCCTCGCGCTCGGCGACTCCTTCCGCAAGGCGGGGGGCGAGGACGGGCCGAACGCCGCTGCTGCCATCCTGGTGATCAAGGCACTGGTGCACGACGCGATGCGCGCCGAGCGCCCGAATGCGAAGTTCGCGGGCTTCACCGACGTCAAGGACCTGGCCGACGCCATCGCCGGCGTCTGGGACCGGCCCGCCCAGGAAGTGAATGGACAGCGCCTGTGGCTGACCCCCAAGCCGTGA
- a CDS encoding DUF5134 domain-containing protein codes for MAGWLLVALCGVTGLYCLARRRRCEGAGREAVMGLGMAVMGLPPAVFAPPGWWWAVYAAVFGGEAARAVWKLRGGGPRGHHVHHLVGSLTMVYMALPTGGAVQGAHGAHGGGGVPLLTGALLAYQAVWALRAGARLARAPVPTAAPLPAATAIPAPAPPAVPAPAPASAPDLTRRPGKGPGKGPGGRPGEGPARGPGAAPEAVAGCRVVMAVAMLVMLAAMP; via the coding sequence GTGGCGGGGTGGCTGCTGGTGGCGCTGTGCGGGGTGACCGGGCTGTACTGCCTGGCGCGGCGGCGCCGTTGCGAGGGGGCCGGACGCGAGGCGGTGATGGGCCTCGGCATGGCGGTGATGGGCCTGCCCCCGGCGGTGTTCGCGCCGCCCGGGTGGTGGTGGGCGGTGTACGCGGCGGTGTTCGGCGGGGAGGCGGCGCGGGCCGTGTGGAAGCTGCGGGGCGGCGGGCCGCGCGGGCACCACGTCCACCACCTGGTCGGTTCGCTGACCATGGTGTACATGGCGCTGCCGACCGGTGGCGCGGTCCAGGGGGCGCACGGGGCGCACGGGGGTGGCGGGGTGCCCCTGCTGACCGGTGCGCTGCTCGCGTACCAGGCGGTGTGGGCACTTCGCGCGGGCGCCCGACTTGCCCGGGCCCCCGTACCGACAGCCGCCCCTCTCCCCGCGGCGACGGCGATCCCGGCCCCCGCACCCCCGGCTGTCCCCGCCCCCGCCCCGGCATCTGCGCCGGACCTCACCAGGCGGCCGGGCAAAGGCCCGGGCAAAGGCCCCGGCGGGCGGCCCGGCGAAGGCCCGGCAAGAGGCCCGGGCGCCGCGCCGGAGGCGGTCGCCGGGTGCCGGGTGGTGATGGCGGTCGCCATGCTCGTGATGCTGGCGGCGATGCCGTGA
- a CDS encoding DUF6421 family protein has protein sequence MTEILVQDAVGGELSTDVRVVDHPAWPQLKNAVEEIRVWQSADGSIDFDAEGAPARTDADAVLDRIVAAVERLSPLLPHGADYHRALVADLRKWADGGYGVPDFLDSLMTFHPAAERVDGRQHLVVFPMYTQNGNPDRNLEAVVLRMVWPEWLADLEATRYDNPLFCGITFEDFTSGYDTNSAVLFPETVAVREAPERFTWGGIFCDREAARFRRVTEAAVEVLGVELPADIQEMLGDQQRCQEAFVLWDMVHDRAHSHGDLPFDPFMIKQRQPFWMYGLEELRCDLTAFKEAVRLEAEGNRHGRDVQYAVLFDRMFRFPVTGDRVRNYDGLGGQLMFAYLHKHDVVRWTDNTLHIDWQRAPEVTNQLCAEIEKLYRDGIDRPKLVHWFAAYDFVSTYLAPHPGSRWAKGPDALDVSQPPRKLVDDVLPDEFPLSMFYEALSKKLKSVIASTKGITAEDVEKAAA, from the coding sequence ATGACGGAAATTCTTGTGCAGGATGCAGTCGGTGGCGAGCTGTCCACCGATGTCCGGGTGGTGGATCACCCCGCATGGCCGCAGCTCAAGAATGCCGTGGAGGAGATCCGCGTCTGGCAGTCCGCCGACGGCTCGATCGACTTCGACGCCGAGGGCGCCCCGGCCCGCACGGACGCCGACGCCGTGCTCGACCGGATCGTCGCGGCCGTCGAGCGGCTCTCCCCGCTGCTGCCGCACGGCGCCGACTATCACCGGGCGCTCGTCGCGGACCTGCGCAAATGGGCTGACGGCGGCTACGGCGTGCCGGACTTCCTCGACTCGCTGATGACGTTCCACCCCGCCGCCGAGCGCGTGGACGGCCGCCAGCACCTCGTGGTGTTCCCCATGTACACGCAGAACGGCAACCCGGACCGCAACCTGGAGGCCGTCGTCCTGCGCATGGTGTGGCCGGAATGGCTCGCCGACCTGGAGGCCACCCGGTACGACAACCCGCTCTTCTGCGGCATCACCTTCGAGGACTTCACCTCGGGCTACGACACGAACTCGGCGGTCCTGTTCCCCGAGACCGTCGCCGTCCGCGAGGCCCCCGAGCGCTTCACCTGGGGCGGCATCTTCTGCGACCGCGAGGCCGCCCGCTTCCGCCGCGTCACCGAGGCCGCCGTCGAGGTCCTCGGCGTCGAGCTGCCCGCCGACATCCAGGAGATGCTCGGCGACCAGCAGCGCTGCCAGGAGGCGTTCGTCCTGTGGGACATGGTCCACGACCGCGCCCACAGCCACGGCGACCTGCCGTTCGACCCGTTCATGATCAAGCAGCGCCAGCCGTTCTGGATGTACGGCCTGGAGGAGCTGCGCTGCGACCTCACCGCCTTCAAGGAGGCCGTCCGCCTGGAGGCCGAGGGCAACCGGCACGGCCGTGACGTGCAGTACGCCGTGCTGTTCGACCGGATGTTCCGCTTCCCGGTCACCGGCGACCGCGTGCGCAACTACGACGGCCTGGGCGGCCAGCTGATGTTCGCGTACCTCCACAAGCACGACGTGGTGCGCTGGACCGACAACACCCTGCACATCGACTGGCAGCGGGCCCCCGAGGTCACCAACCAGCTGTGCGCCGAGATCGAGAAGCTGTACCGCGACGGCATCGACCGCCCCAAGCTGGTCCACTGGTTCGCCGCGTACGACTTCGTCTCCACCTACCTCGCCCCGCACCCCGGCTCCCGCTGGGCCAAGGGCCCGGACGCGCTGGACGTCTCCCAGCCGCCGCGCAAGCTCGTGGACGACGTGCTCCCGGACGAGTTTCCGCTGAGCATGTTCTACGAGGCCCTCTCGAAGAAGCTGAAGTCCGTGATCGCCTCCACCAAGGGCATCACCGCCGAGGACGTCGAGAAGGCCGCCGCGTGA
- a CDS encoding GNAT family N-acetyltransferase: MDTAPFRDATETYRDAVEADVPALVALVESAYRGDASRAGWTTEADILDGRRTDPDGVREVITTPGSRLVAVERDGELVACCQLERRGDAAYFGMFAVRPGLQGGGLGRRVLAEAERMAREEWGAREMHMTVISVRDELIAWYERRGYRRTGRMTPFPYGDERFGVPRRDDLRFELLVKELG; the protein is encoded by the coding sequence ATGGACACCGCACCGTTCCGGGACGCGACGGAGACCTACCGCGACGCCGTGGAGGCGGACGTGCCCGCGCTCGTCGCCCTCGTGGAGTCGGCGTACCGGGGCGACGCCAGCCGCGCCGGGTGGACTACGGAGGCGGACATCCTGGACGGGCGGCGGACCGACCCGGACGGCGTCCGCGAGGTCATCACCACGCCCGGCTCCAGGCTCGTCGCCGTCGAGCGGGACGGCGAGCTGGTCGCCTGCTGCCAGCTGGAACGGCGCGGGGACGCCGCGTACTTCGGCATGTTCGCCGTGCGGCCCGGCCTCCAGGGCGGCGGGCTCGGGCGGCGCGTGCTCGCCGAGGCGGAGCGCATGGCCCGCGAGGAGTGGGGCGCCCGCGAGATGCACATGACGGTGATTTCCGTACGGGACGAGCTGATCGCCTGGTACGAGCGGCGCGGCTACCGCCGTACGGGACGGATGACCCCGTTCCCCTACGGCGACGAGCGATTCGGCGTGCCGCGCCGCGACGACCTCCGCTTCGAGCTGCTGGTCAAGGAACTGGGCTGA